A window of the Cucurbita pepo subsp. pepo cultivar mu-cu-16 chromosome LG01, ASM280686v2, whole genome shotgun sequence genome harbors these coding sequences:
- the LOC111777568 gene encoding DEAD-box ATP-dependent RNA helicase 28-like: MAKSFVFDPPSDEEFDHSDAEEDEEDEQEERGEEQGGKEEEDEPLSRRRTESPWDFASYSESVAEEHVRRSTTSVDFKISKLLEKRSSNVTPTAAEDDESSEEESDRQEDYRPEDDDDGTSNAGEGKSFFAPSDGASFHANSFMELNLSRPLIRACEALGYAKPTPIQAACIPLALTGRDICGSAITGSGKTAAFSLPTLERLLYRPKRDRAIRVLILTPARELAIQVHSMIEKLAQFTDIRCCLIVGGLSRKEQEAALRSMPDVVVATPGRMIDHLRNSMSVDLDDLAVLILDEADRLLELGFSAEIRELVRLCPKRRQTMLFSATMTEEIDELIKLSLTKPLRLSADPATKRPKTLTEEVVRLRRMREVNQEAVLLALCSKTFTSKAIIFSGTKQAAHRLKILFGLAGFKAAELHGNLTQVQRLDALELFRKQQVDYLIATDVAARGLDIIGVQTVINFACPRDLTSYVHRVGRTARAGREGYAVTFVTDNDRSLLKAIAKRAGSKLKSRIVAEQSIKKWSEMIEGMEDQVNMILREEREERALRKAEMEATKAENMIVHQEEIFSRPKKTWFITDKEKKLVAKAAKTSLEKGKTSGNEVVSAQHAEDLKMKEKRKREREKNLPRKKRRKLEAAREMLEEEKQNGKTGGGGENKKDKSGLSLVKLAYRRAKAVKAVNKALDSGKIVKQNQKTKKSSHRTQSRSEEMREMFQNDMSEQKQKRHGSGGAGMKKSKHSFKSKSRYKRK, encoded by the exons ATGGCTAAGAGTTTTGTGTTCGATCCCCCCAGTGACGAGGAATTCGACCACTCCGATgctgaagaagacgaagaagatgaacaagaagaacGAGGAGAGGAACAAGGAGGaaaagaggaggaagatgaaCCCCTTTCTCGTCGTCGCACTGAGTCTCCTTGGGATTTTGCCTCTTACTCCGAGTCGGTGGCTGAAGAACATGTCCGTAGAAGCACTACTTCTgttgatttcaaaatttccaaaCTGCTTGAGAAGCGCTCCTCAAACGTCACTCCTACCGCggctgaagatgatgaaagttcgGAAGAAGAATCTGACAGACAA GAGGATTATAGACCGGAAGACGACGATGATGGAACTAGTAATGCTGGTGAGGGTAAGTCGTTTTTTGCGCCATCCGATGGGGCTTCCTTTCATGCTAATTCGTTCATGGAGCTCAACCTGTCGCGCCCACTGATTCGAGCATGTGAGGCTTTGGGATATGCAAAGCCGACGCCAATTCAG GCGGCTTGCATACCGTTGGCATTGACTGGACGTGATATATGTGGAAGTGCAATTACTGGTTCTGGAAAG ACTGCAGCTTTTTCGCTACCTACTTTGGAGAGGTTACTCTATCGGCCCAAACGTGATCGTGCGATAAGAGTTTTAATCCTAACTCCAGCTAGAGAATTGGCAATCCA AGTTCACAGTATGATAGAGAAACTTGCTCAGTTTACTGATATCAGATGTTGCCTGATCGTTGGTGGGCTTTCAAGAAAG GAGCAAGAGGCTGCCTTAAGATCGATGCCTGATGTGGTTGTGGCCACTCCAGGACGCATGATCGATCATCTACGCAATTCCATGTCCGTAGACTTGGACGATTTAGCAGTTTTAATACTTGATGAGGCAGATCGTCTTTTGGAACTTGGATTTAGTGCCGAAATTCGTGAATTG gTTCGTCTTTGCCCAAAAAGGAGGCAGACAATGTTGTTTTCTGCTACCATGACAGAAGAAATTGATGAGCTTATCAAGCTTTCCTTGACTAAACCATTGCGCCTCTCAGCTGACCCAGCTACCAAGAGGCCAAAAACATTGACAGAAGA GGTGGTCAGGTTACGTAGAATGCGTGAAGTAAATCAGGAAGCTGTCCTCCTTGCTCTGTGCTCAAAGACATTTACTTCTAAAGCTATTATATTTAG TGGAACCAAACAGGCTGCTCATAGactaaagattttatttggattagCTGGCTTTAAAGCTGCTGAGCTTCATGGAAATCTTACCCAAGTTCAGCGTCTTGAT GCTTTGGAACTCTTCAGGAAACAGCAAGTTGATTATCTTATTGCTACTGATGTGGCTGCTCGG GGCCTGGATATTATTGGTGTTCAAACTGTTATAAACTTTGCCTGTCCTCGTGATCTTACCAG CTATGTTCATCGAGTGGGTCGTACTGCAAGAGCTGGTAGAGAAGGATATGCTGTTACCTTTGTGACTGACAATGACCGTTCTCTTTTAAAAGCCATA GCTAAGAGAGCTGGTTCCAAGTTGAAGAGCAGAATTGTTGCTGAGCAATCCATAAAAAAGTGGTCTGAAATGATTGAAGGAATGGAAGATCAAGTGAATATGATTCTTCGGGAAGAGAG agaAGAGAGAGCTCTAAGGAAAGCTGAAATGGAAGCAACAAAG GCAGAAAACATGATTGTTCATCAGGAAGAGATTTTTTCACGCCCTAAAAAAACCTGGTTTATAACGGACAAGGAGAAAAAGCTTGTGGCAAAAGCAGCCAAG ACATCTCTGGAAAAAGGAAAGACGTCTGGGAACGAAGTCGTAAGTGCACAACATGCCGAAGACCttaagatgaaagaaaaaaggaagcgCGAGCGTGAG AAAAATTTGCCGAGGAAGAAGCGTAGGAAATTGGAAGCAGCTAGAGAAATGTTGGAGGAGGAGAAGCAAAATGGCAAAACAGGA GGTGGGggagaaaataagaaagacAAATCTGGATTGTCGCTCGTGAAACTTGCATACCGTCGAGCAAAAGCAGTAAAGGCTGTGAACAAGGCGCTTGACTCGGGCAAGATTGTGAAGCAAAACCAGAAAACTAAGAAGTCTTCCCACAGAACTCAATCAAGATCCGAGGAGATGCGAGAGATGTTCCAAAATGATATGAGCGAGCAGAAGCAGAAACGACATGGCAGTGGCGGTGCTGGGATGAAAAAGTCTAAGCATTCCTTCAAAAGCAAGTCGAG GTACAAGCGTAAATAG
- the LOC111811079 gene encoding DEAD-box ATP-dependent RNA helicase 28-like — protein sequence MAKSFVFDPPSDEEFDHSDAEEDEEDEQEERGEEQGGKEEEDEPLSRRRTESPWDFASYSESVAEEHVRRSTTSVDFKISKLLEKRSSNVTPTAAEDDESSEEESDRQEDYRPEDDDDGTSNAGEGKSFFAPSDGASFHANSFMELNLSRPLIRACEALGYAKPTPIQAACIPLALTGRDICGSAITGSGKVWVYLELSL from the exons ATGGCTAAGAGTTTTGTGTTCGATCCCCCCAGTGACGAGGAATTCGACCACTCCGATgctgaagaagacgaagaagatgaacaagaagaacGAGGAGAGGAACAAGGAGGaaaagaggaggaagatgaaCCCCTTTCTCGTCGTCGCACTGAGTCTCCTTGGGATTTTGCCTCTTACTCCGAGTCGGTGGCTGAAGAACATGTCCGTAGAAGCACTACTTCTgttgatttcaaaatttccaaaCTGCTTGAGAAGCGCTCCTCAAACGTCACTCCTACCGCggctgaagatgatgaaagttcgGAAGAAGAATCTGACAGACAA GAGGATTATAGACCGGAAGACGACGATGATGGAACTAGTAATGCTGGTGAGGGTAAGTCGTTTTTTGCGCCATCCGATGGGGCTTCCTTTCATGCTAATTCGTTCATGGAGCTCAACCTGTCGCGCCCACTGATTCGAGCATGTGAGGCTTTGGGATATGCAAAGCCGACGCCAATTCAG GCGGCTTGCATACCGTTGGCATTGACTGGACGTGATATATGTGGAAGTGCAATTACTGGTTCTGGAAAGGTATGGGTTTATCTTGAGCTTTCTTTGTAG